The nucleotide window GGACGTTTTTCCGAAATCGCCGAGCGAATACTTTCTGGAGCGCGACGGGAATCTGTTCGGGATGACGACGGGTACCATTTCGTGGGTGCGATGGAAATACTTTCAACATCGCTTTCGGATACGCTATACTAGAATCCTTTCGAAGTCGCGAAGGAAATCCTTCCGAGATCACAACGAGATtttgatgggaatcctttcaggatcgCGACGGGAATATTTTCGGGATTGCGACGGGATTATACTTTCTGGGCCGCGTTTGAAATCGCGATGGACATTTTCCGGGATCGCCAAGCAAATTATTTCTGGAGcgcgacgggaatcctttcgagatcgcgacaggaattctttcgcgATCACGACGGGAATTCTTATGGGAGCGTGACGGAAACACTTTCAAGATCGCGACAAAACTTCTTTTGAGATCGCGACGGAAATGCTTTCAGAATcgcgaatggaattcttccggagtcgcgacggaaatccttttgagattttgatgggaatactttcaagatcacgacgggaatcctttcgagatcgCGACGGGCCTTTTTGCGGGATCGTGGcgagaatcctttagtgattgCGACGGGAATCATTTCGGGAACGCGACGGAAAAACTTTCAAAATCCTTACGGAATCACAGCAAGAATCCCCTTGAAATCACGattggaatattttcggaatagtgcaggattttttttttcggaattgcgacgggaatcctttcggatacgcgaagggaatccttttgggattgcaACGGAAATCCTTTCGAAATCGTTAGAGGATTTGTTTTCGGAATCGcgacaggaattctcccgggTCGATATGGAAAGCTTTTCGGGATCGCTAAGTGAATTTTTTCTGGATCACGACGGGAATGCTTTTAGGATCGCGACGGCATTTCATTCGGTATGGCGTTTTGAATTCTTCCGGGATCGCAACAAAACTCTTCCAGTATTGctacaggaatcctttcggcaACGGAAACACTTTCAATGTAGTGACGAAGCTCCTTTGGAATCACTACTGGAATAGTAACGGAAATCTTTTCGGAATCGCGATGGGAATTATTTCGGGATCGCGTCTGGAATCCTTTCTGAATCGCGACAGCATTTTTCCGGGATCAGCAAGCGAATTCTTCCTGGAGCGCAATGGGGATCTGTTCGGGAGCGCGACGAAAATACTTCCAAGATcgcgacggaaatcctttcggaatcgttattggaatcctgtcggagttgcgacaggaatcctttcaggatcaCAACGCTGAACCTTTCAAGATCGCAACACCGGGACGGAAATCGTTTCGGGATTATACTTTCTGGGCCGCGTCTGGAATCGTCTCGGAATCCCGACGGGCATTTTCCCGGGATCTCCAAGCGAATTATTTGTGCAGCGCGATCGAATTcgcgaaggaaattctttcaagatcgTGACGAGAATCCTTTTGGGAGCGCGACAGAAATCTTTTTGGAATCGCatttggaatcctttccggattttaATGGGATTCCTTTCATGATCGCTACGGGAATCTTTTCGAGATTGCGACGGGATTACTTTCTGAATCGCATCTGAAATCCTCATCTGAAATTTTCGTCGAGATCCCGAAAAAATTACCGTCGCGACCTCAAGAGGAAACCCGAGAGATTCCGAACCGATTCTCGTCGTTCTCCCGAAAAGATTGTCGTCGCGacctcgaaaggattcccatcgcgatcctgaaaggattcctgtcgTGATCCCAAAAGAATACCCGTTGAAATTCCGAAAAGAGTTCCCGTCGCGTTCTCGATCCTGGAAGTATTCCAATTGCGATAGCGAAAGGATTCCAGTCgcgatcccgaaaggattcctgtcgtGATTCCAAAAAGATTCCCGCCcagatcccgaaaggattctcatctTAATTCTGAAAATATTCCCGTAgcgatcccaaaaggattcccgttacTTTTCCGAAAGGATCCCTGTCGCtttctcgaaaggattccagtcgcgctccaaaaggattcccattGCGTTTCCGAGAGGATTACCTTTGAGATCTTGAAAAGATGCCCGTAAtgatcccgaaaggatttctgtCGAGATCCCGAGAGGATTTCCGTTGCggttccgaaagaattaccgTCACAATCCTGGAAGGATGCCAGTCACgaccccgaaaggattcccttcgcgATTTAAAAAGGATTCCCGTAAAGAACCCGAAAGGAATACCGTTGcgattcgaaaagaatttcagTCGCGCTGCAAAAGAATTCCCATCacgatttcgaaagaattcctgctgCGGTCTCGAAAGTATTCTCGCCGCTATCCCGAATGGATTCCCGAAAGTATCCCTGTCGCGATTTGTACAGAATTCTCGTAgcgattcctgatggaattccgTCGAGATTCCGTTAGGTATTCGGGAAGTGTTTCCTTTCGAATCCGGGAACTCTTTATTCGGAATCCGGTAATGATTTAAAGAGGATTTAAACCCCCATTTCGTACTAACGACATATTTGGtcaatcatttttttctgtAGGCTTGCGGTGTCAACATTCCGAGGCTGGCTACAATTGGTGCGCATGATACTCTACACGGCCAAATACAGTTCCTCCACCCGAACACTTAAACCACCAGGACAACGACCGGAGTTCGACCTGCTGATGAGCGATATGGTACACAATCTGCGTTGGTACAAGATGGCCACTGGTACTGAGGTACACATTTGCCCTGgagaatataaatatttaaatactcCCAAATACACTGTGCGGAACATTGTTTGTCCCAAACATATTTGCatattcaataaataaaatatgatgtTCTAATCTGTTTTGTTTATTATTGAAAGAGCAAAATTTGTGGAATGTTTACATCTTAATTTTATTACATCGCTTTGTTTACGTTGCATTTTACTACATCGCAAATATTACATCGATTTTCTGGATTACACAGGAAGCTCGCGGGTACATCGTAGAATGTAATTTTACACAATCGATGCATTCAACGGGTTGCAtcgatttcgatgtaatattcaacaactttttttgctgtgtatatGCTGCTGGGGCTCAAAAATACGATGACGCGAGAATCATAGATGATCGCAGAAAATAAGTGGATGCGGAAGCGGAAGTTTTAATAagataaagaaataaaattaatccAATAATTCTTCCTGAGTTGCTTAATTATTTTTCCATGCGTTGAATATCAATATGCTCGTATAGACAATTTTAAACGAATCAAGAAATGAATTTTATGtcaaacatccatttgattttaTTAACAAAACACGATAAAGTTAATCGgtggtaaaaaataaattatatgtgTCGTCACTAATACATTTTCTATAAGGCCCACACATAAAGTGCATTTgcaagctattgcaaaaatctatatcGCTCACACACAAACTTGATATGGATTTTTTCCTCAGTGTAAGCTCGTTTATGTGGCATATTGGACTTCTATTTTAAAGAACAAAGCCTATTCGcttcgattctgatgaataatctgcatttgaaacatgagtagcaacgtcttgagcagactacaagaaatcagtagtaaactcttgttttattcataccgaatcagttgtttgtagtatgttcgaaatgtgtagtgtagtaaagtctcttttattcatacgaatatgttccacaagtgacatttactactgaaaatgtagtaaagttgaacttactaatttttattcatacgacccattgtctatccggaataaatttataccgctttttataccgaagttggatttttctccagatacaggcaacttttccaacttcggaagtagtgcgctggatttgcctaaagatgcgctaaacaacgcatcaattagtttgacaaataaaacttcggaagaaagttcggttcggaagtcccgacttccgaattctaacttggtgctacgccgacaatatacgaaatcggggtcaaccaggcgaatagccaataagccattttatagaaagctcaaatgacaggagaccaaatactaatatttacattttacaaggaacatttgcgaaaatgaaatgatgatgatgatgacaaaatgatgatggtttacatgcaaatttaccaaaacaaagaccgagccgtccactcaaaatttcgatcagctgttcgaatctgtctcataaaatggcttattagAATGACTTTTTAATCTATTTAGTATTttagtatttatttttctattttagtatttaggctttggtccgattcgtgaattaaaatcgaattaaacttaaaagtgacagttcggaaattatgaaatcccccgctcataagaatggctggtgctacccagcaagaccaacaaaacatctatcaaaaatgattcaatatctgtcaaaagtaatcttgctccgcgagcagggttatttggaaattattgaactgtcatttttaagttgaatttgattttaattcgcgaatcggaccaaagaaaagatattttagttactagataaagattgtcgctgtcgtcgctgtccggaacatcttttgctggcgaggataggggagctaaatgtcaaagaaggaaaatccatacgatttgacaggtatgtaccacacatgtttcggacagcagaacaaagggaacagtagcgacaatctttatctagtaactaaaatatcttctgACCAGAGCcttatactaaagacacactggtggtacaaggaccgtggtataccacggttatataccctagtacatattgtaccatggttttccacgttgtaccagcatggtacaaggcgacacacctgtggtacaacttgtaccatggtacgaataccatcagtgtgtcattagtattagaTTTTTCTCAGAGTGTACGGATGTttgaggttgggtgaattaaggTGGTACATaatagtttatttcttccgtgcatATATGAAAAGAGATGTGAGACGATTCATTTATGCGGGCTGTCAAAGTAACAGCTGATGGGGATGGGAGCGCTTTGATGGATGGATATCTGCGAGCGTTTGTATAATATGGTGTTGATGTTATTTCCCTTTTAAAAAAGATTCGGTGTTAAAAGCGAAGGATTATCTCCAGCCAGTATGTTCCGACCGCGTTGGACGGTCGTATTATCCCTACTCACCTTACTGCACCCGTCTCTGCAGTTTAACGACGTGTTCGACGAGGAACTTCTAATCAAGCCACTCCCCGATGGATTCGTGTACAGCTACTTCCAGTTCACAACGCGCTGGGATGTCACTCATAATGATAGCTGTGAGTAGCATTTACGAATGTAGTTTGAAACACGAGATCATTGTCTTCTGCTTTGTTTCAGTGCTGCACACCCACCTGGTGTCGCGATCGTTGACGGAACTGTTCTACCACTACGGCATTAGCGAGTTGCATCTGAGCTTCACCAACGGGATTTGGCGCTACGAGAACTGGGGCTTCCCAGTAGTAGATGCCGGACCGGGAGCAGAAGTGTGGGCATGGTTCGAACCACCGGCAGACGACGCGGGAGTAGATCAAAAATGGAAGCAGCTGTGCGGAACGCTATCCGGGTTGTTTTGCGCTTCATTGAGTTTTGTGGACAAGACTAATACCTTCAGCCCGCAGTACTCGCTGCGACCAACAACGCATCGGTTTGACGGAATGGTCCAGCCGAAGATACGCTATGCTGCGCTACCGCGTGAGATTGTCTGCACGGAGAATTTGACCCCATGGAAGAAACTGGTGCCCTGCAAGCTACGGGAGGGATTGGTCTCGCTACTGACAGCGGACCACTTGTACTCGGGCAATTATCACTCACTGGCCGTGCATATGCGGAAATTGTGTGTCGATGCAGAATGCAGTCAGTTCCAGTTAGAAGTGCGTCAAAGTGTAAGCCTGGTTCAGGATCAACGGATATTCGGGGGGAAGGATTGGTCCATTAGGAAACTGTTCGGCCAAGGGTCAGAAGGTGCGTGCGTGTTGGCCACAACCAGTAAGGTTTACGTGGACGTTACTGATAAGGATTACGAAATGTCCCAAAAGCCAACGAATGTGATTCGGTCAACCCGAGGTGGCGCAAATTCCGTTTTGTATGAATACGACTTGAAGGAGTATGAAAAGAAGCAGCGAATGTTCAATGTGGCTGCTTTGGATAAGAACGATCTCGGCGTGGTCGTAATGACACCACAACCTCCGATCTTTTCAAAACGCTACATCTCCGGAGTAGGTCAGGAACGGGGAAGAATTGTAACGCGAATAACCAACACCCATTGGGCGAGtctgaatttgataattttcgAGAACATTCCTTGGTTCGTGCCGATCTACTTGCATACTCTCAAGGTTACTCGAGGGGATCAACGGATCGAGCCACGTACCGTTAAATACATTCCGGGTCGGCAACGGGAGCGACCATCGCACCTGGAGATCGCTTTGACCATTCCAACCCGTTCCACCATAGAGCTGTCGATCGACTTCGACTACATCTTTCTCAAGTGGCAAGAGTACCCGCCGGATGCCAGCCATGGACACTATTTGCAACCCTCGATTATCTCGGTGCTGCTCCCAGTTGCACGCAATTATACCTCCTTGCCGCGAGAGGCTTCCCTGTTCCGGGAATCGTTCAACGCAACCCAACCGAGTGGCTACTTCTTGCAAATACGAACGGAAGCGCTTCTTCTGACGCTTCCCATCCCGGACTTTAGCATGCCGTACAACGTGATCTGTTTGGCTTGCACCGTGGTCGCGTTGGCGTTCGGACCAATCCACAACATTTCCACCAAGCGAATCGTCGCCAAGAGCAAGGATCCGGCCAAACCAAAGCTGATGGATAAGATCAAATGCTGGTTTGCTAAGAAACGTAACAAGAATGAGAAGGAGAAGACTGAAAGTATTACCGAAGAAGCTAAGTAAGGATAGTTGTGCACACAAGAGTAATTCTAAGTCATTTTTAATCTATTTAAAATATGGAAGTATTTCGAAGCCTACAGACAAAACGATTACACCAATCTGAATAATTTCTCCGATTTTTTTGTTAACTAGCTATCACCTTCCAAAAACGAATCGGCAATACTAATCTCTTCCTTAACTCGCCCATCTTCAGCCAAATCACCTGTTTCCGTTTCCTCCAGGGTGCCTTCCTCCACTATAACCGTCAAGGTTCCCGTTTTTACCACCTTCGCATTCGGATGCGCCCGTAAATGCCGCTTCAGCGCGTTCGAATCGTTCAGTCTTTTGCCCACGCAAAGCCGACACTGGAAGGGACTCCCCACCGGCCCGTCGTGAATGCGCATATGGATCGTCAGGTTGCCTCGCAATGCAAACGCCTTCTTACACACCGTGCACTCAAACGGTTTCTGACCACTGTGCAGGAACTTGTGTGCCTTCAGGTGGTTCAACTGTCGGAAGGCCACATCGCACAGATCGCACTTGTACGGTCGCTCGTTCGAATGCACCA belongs to Armigeres subalbatus isolate Guangzhou_Male unplaced genomic scaffold, GZ_Asu_2 Contig1293, whole genome shotgun sequence and includes:
- the LOC134202594 gene encoding GPI transamidase component PIG-T-like; this translates as MFRPRWTVVLSLLTLLHPSLQFNDVFDEELLIKPLPDGFVYSYFQFTTRWDVTHNDSLLHTHLVSRSLTELFYHYGISELHLSFTNGIWRYENWGFPVVDAGPGAEVWAWFEPPADDAGVDQKWKQLCGTLSGLFCASLSFVDKTNTFSPQYSLRPTTHRFDGMVQPKIRYAALPREIVCTENLTPWKKLVPCKLREGLVSLLTADHLYSGNYHSLAVHMRKLCVDAECSQFQLEVRQSVSLVQDQRIFGGKDWSIRKLFGQGSEGACVLATTSKVYVDVTDKDYEMSQKPTNVIRSTRGGANSVLYEYDLKEYEKKQRMFNVAALDKNDLGVVVMTPQPPIFSKRYISGVGQERGRIVTRITNTHWASLNLIIFENIPWFVPIYLHTLKVTRGDQRIEPRTVKYIPGRQRERPSHLEIALTIPTRSTIELSIDFDYIFLKWQEYPPDASHGHYLQPSIISVLLPVARNYTSLPREASLFRESFNATQPSGYFLQIRTEALLLTLPIPDFSMPYNVICLACTVVALAFGPIHNISTKRIVAKSKDPAKPKLMDKIKCWFAKKRNKNEKEKTESITEEAK